The Kribbella jejuensis genome segment CGTGGCCGACTGGAACGGGCCGTCGATCGGCATCTTCAGCCGCTGGCCGTTGACCGTACTCGAGCAGCCGGGACCGGATCTGCCCGGCTTCCTGCTCCGCGTGCAGGCGCCGTCGGGGGACTTCGACCTGATCGCGGTGCATGTCCCGCGGCCGTGGTGGACGGCGGACGGGTCGACGTACGACAAATCGTCCGACAACGGCCAGCCGTACGAGACGACGGTCGCCGGGCATCACCGGCTGATCCAGCAGATCGCGGCCCGTGCCGCGCGGGACGACCGGCCGGTCGTGGTCGCCGGCGACCTGAACACGACCGACCGCGGCCGCGACTACCGGCTGCTCACCGACCACCTGAACGACGCGATGCTCGACCGCTGGGGCCGACCGTCCCAGGTCGCCAAGTGGGCCGCCCTGCTGGTCCGGATCGACCACCTGCTGGTCAAACCCGGGTGGTGCTCGGACAACAGCGGCTGGTACCCGATCCCGAGCTCCGACCACCACGGCCTGGTCGCGACGATCGGGCCCTGCCGATCATGAGTGCTCGATCGGCCGCGGTTGATATGGCAGGATCTCTACCGTGAGTAGCGGGACGACGGATGCGCAGCGCCTGGAGGACCTGGCGCGGCTGCGGCGCGTGAAGGACCGGATCGACCGCGAGTACGCACAGCCGCTCGACGTCGAGGCGCTCGCCCGGGGTGCGCACATGTCGGCCGGGCACCTGAGCCGCGAGTTCAAGCGCGCTTACGGAGAGTCGCCGTACGGGTATCTGATGACGCGGCGAATCGAGCGCGCGATGATGCTGCTGCGGCGCGGCGGGATGAGTGTCACCGACGTCTGCTTCGAGGTCGGCTGCCAGTCGCTCGGCACGTTCAGCACCCGGTTCACCGAGCTGGTCGGGATGCCGCCGAGCGTCTACAAGGACGCCGCCGCCGACGCCACCGTCGGAATTCCGTCGTGTGTCGCGAAACAGGTGACGCGACCGATCAGGAATCGAGAAGCATCTCCGGCCTCCGGCACGTAGCGTGACCCGCATGAGCCTGAAGATCCTGAACAGCTTCCTGCCGCACACCGACCCCGAGCAGTCGCTGAAGTTCTACCGCGACCTGCTCGGCTTCGAGGTCCGGATGGACGTCGGCTACGAGGGGATGCGCTGGATCACGGTCGGACCGCCCGGCCAGCCGGACACCTCGATCGTGCTCACCCCGCCGGCCGTCGACCCGGGGATCACCGAAGAGGAGCGGCGAACGATCTTCGAGATGATGGCCAAGGGCACGTACGCCACCGTGGTGCTGCAGACCGACGACGTCGACGCCCTGTTCGACCGGCTGCAGGCCAGCGACGCCGAGGTGATCCAGGAACCGGTCGACCAGCCGTACGGCGTCCGCGACTGCGCGTTCCGGGACCCGGCCGGCAACCACGTCCGGATCAACCAGGCCCGCTGAACTTCTTCGGGGAGAGGACGACATGAGCCGCGAACACGTTGCCGACAGCCACGACATGATCCGGGTCACCGGTGCCCGGGTGAACAACCTGAAGGACGTCAGCGTCGAGATCCCGAAACGCCGGCTGACCGCGTTCACCGGGGTATCCGGGTCGGGCAAGAGCTCGCTCGTGTTCGGCACCATCGCGGCCGAGTCGCAGCGGCTGATCAACGAGACGTACAGCGCGTTCGTCCAGGGCTTCATGCCGTCGCTCGCGCGGCCCGAGGTCGACGTACTCGACGGCCTCACCACCGCGATCATCGTCGACCAGGAGCGGATGGGCGCCAACCCCCGGTCCACGGTCGGTACGGCGACCGACGCGAACGCGATGCTCCGGATCCTGTTCAGCCGGATCGCAAAGCCACACATCGGCCCGCCGACGGCGTACTCGTTCAACGTTCCGAAGCGCACCGCGACCGGCTCGATGACCGCGGACAAGGGTGCGGGGGAGAAGAAGGTCGTCCGGGAGGCCGTGTACGCCGGCGGGATGTGCCCACGCTGCGAGGGCATGGGCTCGGTCACCGACTTCGACCTGACCGCGCTGTACGACGCCGAGAAGTCCCTGGCCGAGGGCGCGCTGACGATCCCCGGCTACAGCATGGACGGCTGGTACGGGCGGATCTTCCGCGGCTCCGGCTACTTCAACATGGACAAGCCGATCAAGAAGTACACCAAGAAGGAACTGCACGACCTGCTGTACCGGGAGCCGACCAAGATCAAGGTCGAGGGCATCAACCTCACCTACACCGGCATCATCCCGTCGATCCAGCGCTCGCATCTGTCCAAGGACGTGGACGCGATGCAGCCGCACGTGCGGGCGTTCGTGGAGCGCGCGGTGACGTTCACGACCTGCCCGGACTGCGAGGGCACCCGGCTCGGCGCCGAGGCCCGCTCGTCGAGGATCAACGGGATGAACATCGCGGACCTGACCGCGATGCAGATCACCGACCTGGCCGCCTGGATCCGTTCGCTGAAGGCGCCTTCGGTCGCGCCGCTGCTGAAGGCGCTGGGCGAGACCCTGCAGTCGTTCGTCGACATCGGCCTCGGGTATCTCTCGCTCGACCGGCCGGCCGGGACGCTGTCGGGCGGTGAGGCGCAGCGGACCAAGATGATCCGGCACCTCGGGTCGTCGCTGACCGACGTGACGTACGTGTTCGACGAGCCGACGATCGGTCTGCACCCGCACGACATCCAGCGGATGAACGAGCTGCTGCTGCAGTTGCGCGACAAGGGCAACACGGTGCTTGTCGTCGAGCACAAGCCGGAGACCATCGCGATCGCGGACCACGTGATCGACCTCGGCCCGGGCGCGGGCTCGGCCGGAGGCGAGGTGGTGTTCGAGGGAACCGTCGACAAGCTGCGGACCAGCGACACGCTGACCGGGCGGCACCTCGACGACCGCGCTTCGCTCAAGCCGTCGGTCCGGACGGCGTCGTCGGTGCTGGAGGTCCGCGGGGCCTCGCTGAACAACCTGCAGAACGTGGATGTCGACGTACCGCTCGGGGTGCTGACCGTCGTCACCGGCGTCGCGGGGTCCGGGAAGAGTTCGCTGATCCACGGGTCGATCGCGGGCCGCGACGGTGTGGTGGCGATCGACCAGGGCGCGATCCGCGGATCCCGGCGGTCGAACCCGGCGACGTACACCGGTCTGCTCGAGCCGATCCGGAAGGCCTTCGCCAAGGCGAACGGCGTGAAGCCGGCGCTGTTCAGCGCGAACTCCGAGGGCGCCTGCCCGGCGTGCAAGGGCGCGGGCGTGATCTATACCGAGCTCGGCGTGATGGCGACCGTCGAGCAGACGTGTGAGGAGTGCGAGGGGCGGCGGTTCCAGGCCGCCGTACTGGAGTACAAGTTCGGCGGTCGCGACATCGCCGAGGTTCTGGCGATGCCGGTCTCGGAGGCGTTGCCGTTCTTCGCCGAGGGCGACGCGCGGACGCCGGCCGCGTCGGCGATCCTGGGACGGCTGGCGGACGTCGGGCTCGGGTACATCTCGCTCGGCCAGCCGCTCACCACGCTGTCCGGCGGCGAGCGGCAGCGACTGAAGCTGGCGACCCACATGGGCGAGAAGGGCGGCATCTACGTCCTCGACGAGCCGACGACGGGCCTGCACCTGGCCGACGTCGAGCAGCTTCTCGCCCTGCTCGACCGGTTGGTGGATTCCGGTAAGTCGGTGATCGTCATCGAGCACCACCAGGCGGTGATGGCACACGCGGATTGGATCATCGATCTCGGTCCGGGCGCCGGGCACGACGGGGGCAGGATCGTTTTCGAGGGCACGCCCGCCGACCTGATCAAGAAGCCGAAGACGCTGACCGGTAAGCATCTCGCGGAGTACGTCGCGTGAGTCGTCGTGACTGAGGACATGCTCGACGACGCCGGTCAGGAGACGCCGGAGCGGCTCCGGCGGCGGGCCAGCCGGCTGCTGTCGCATGTGACCATGCAGTCGGATCGGCTGGTGACCGACGGGCTGGCGAAGGTCGATGCCCGGCGGTGGCACTACGCGGTGCTCGCCTCGCTGGAGGAGTTCGGTCCTGGTAGTCAGGCGACGTTGAGCCGGCGTACCGGCATTTATCGCAGCGACATGGTCGGAGTACTGAACGAGTTGGCGGAGCGTCACCTCGTCGAGCGCGCGCCGGATCCGGGCGACCGGCGGCGCAACGTCATCACGATCACTGCCCAGGGGCGCCGTCAGCTGGGGCGGCTCGACAAGGTGCTCGACGACCTGCACGAAGAGCTGCTCGCGCCGCTGCTCCCGGCCGAACGGGAACAGCTCATGGACCTGCTCACCCGGCTCGCCGACCATCACCGCGGCAACTGATCAGGAATCGAGAAGCAGCCGGTACGGGTGCGGAAATAGCGTTGAGTCATCGGAAGTCAGGGGCTGCGGCCCAGAAACAGGAGATGACGAAATGACCAGCACGCAAGGTGTCCAGACGATCCTGCACCCGGTGACCGACCTCGAGAAGGCCAAGCCGGTGTACGCCGCGCTGCTCGGCGTCGAGCCGGTCGCGGACTCGCCGTACTACGTCGGTTTCGAGGCCGCCGGGCAGCAGATCGGCCTGGTACCGAACAGCGACATGACCGCGCCGGTCGCACACTGGCACGTGACCGACATCGAGGACCGGATCAAGGCGATCGTCGAGGCCGGCGGCACCCTGAAGCAGCCACCGCGCGACGTCTCCAACGGCCGCCTGGTAGCCCTCGTCACCGACCCCGACGGCAACGTCCTCGGCCTCCTCCAAGACCCCTCCTGATGTGCAACCTCCCCCCGGAGATCCGCGCCGCGCTGTACGGGATTCCCGAGGACGCCGACGTACCGGACGAGTCGGCTGACGATTGCGCGGAGGACCTCGACTCCTGGGAGACTGTGTGAGTGCCGGCGGGTTGTCTCAGGCTGGTCCTGTGACAGCCCGCCCGTCCGAGGTGGTGCTGATGCCGATCGAGCACGTGTTGTTCGATGCTGATGGGGTGCTGCAGGAGTTGCCGGGTGGGTGGTATTCGGCGATGGAGCCGTATCTGGGGGAGCGGGCGCGGGAGTTCTTGCACGAGACGTGGAAGGACGAGTTGCCGATGCTCGCGGGGCAGGGCGACTACCTGCCGGTGCTGGCGGCGACGTTGGAGCGGTACGGCGTACGGACACCGGTGACCGAGGTGTACGACGCCGTGTGGAAGAACATCGTGCTGATCGAGGAGTCACTCGAGATCGTGCGGACACTCCGGCGGAACGGGTACGGCGTACACCTCGGCACGAACCAGGAGTCGTACCGCGGGACGCACATGCGCACCGTGCTCGGGTACGACGAACTCTTCGACGTGAGCTGCTACTCCTACGACCTCGGCGTCGCCAAACCCAACCCCGAATTCTTCACCCGCGCCGCGGCCCGCATCGGCGCCCACCCCAGCACCATCCTCTTCATCGACGACAACCCCCACAACATCACCGCCGCCCGCACCGCCGGCCTCAAAGCCGAACAATGGACCTTCCCCCAAGGCCTCCCCACCCTCCACACCACCTTCGCCGCCCACGGCGTGGACGCTGGCCCGGCTTCCCCGTTTTCAGACGTGAGTTAGGGGAGTGGTTCGGGTGAGGCGGGTTGCGGAGATGAGGAAGAAGATGCCGCCGAGGAGGGCGTAGCCGGCGACGGTTCGGAGGGAGGGGTTTGAGCCCGCCATTGCGATGAAGCTGGTGCCGGCGAGTACGGAGATGGCGCCGGCGAGGATCATCGGCCATTGGGCGCCGAGACGGTAGCGCAGTACGGCGACCACTAGTTGCACGATTCCTGCGGTGATCGCCCACGCGCCCCAGATGCGTAGTACACCGGGGATTCCGGATGCGACGGCCAGTGCGATCGCGGCGAGCAGGCTGAGGGCCATGTTCACGTAGAGCGGGGACTTCGGGCGGGCGTTGCCCGACGTACGGAAGTCGACCACGGCCGCGGCGACGTCGAACAGCGGGTAGAGCACGAGCAGCACGGTCACTCCGGGGCTGATCGACTTCGCGACGGCCAGCGTCAGCGCGGCCCAGACGAGGGCGAATCCGAAGCGGACGAAGTACAACGTTCGCAGTGCCTTCACGGCAGCATCTCCAGTAGATAGAACGATCGGTCTACCTCGGAGTCTGCGCCAACAAACGCAAAGACGTCAAGACCGACCGTTCTATCTGCTACCGTCGACGACATGTCGGAAGCGCGGATGCGGCTGCTCAGCACGGCCACCGGACTCTTCTACGCCGAAGGCATCCACGCGGTCGGCGTCGACCGGGTGATTGCCGAGGCGCAGGTCACGCGCGCCACGCTGTACCGGCATTTCCCGAGCAAGGACGACCTGATCGTCGCGTACCTGACCCAGGCCGACGACACGATCCGCGAGCGAGTGGACGCCGCACGAGCCGGCCACACTGACCCTGACGACGTGATCCGCGCGGTCGCCGAGTTCATCGCGGCCGACATCCGGAGCCCCGGTTTCCGCGGCTGCGCCTTCCTCAACGCCGCCGCGGAGTACCCGGACCCGGAGTTCCCGATCCACCAGGCCGTACTCAAGCACCGCCAGTGGTTCCTCGACACGATGACCGAACTCTTCGCCGCCACCGGCAAACCGGACGCCGAACCCGCCGCCCGCCACTTCGTCATGCTCCGCGACGGCGCCATGGCCGCCGGCTGCCTGACCGACCCCGAACCGATCTGCGCCACCTTCCTCCGCGGCGTCGACGGCCTCCTGACCTACCGATCAGCCCTAGACGAAGCCTGACAACCACCTCGCGCCTCGCCCTGATGAGGCGCGCGCCGATCCCAGCGCCCCGTGGCGTCTCGTCCGCGGTGACGCGCCGCGCCCAGCGGTCGACGTCAGGACCGAGGAGGCGCTGGGTCAGTAGGCCC includes the following:
- a CDS encoding endonuclease/exonuclease/phosphatase family protein; amino-acid sequence: MEGEPLGRRSVGIVIAALLPWAWFVLRDRLGVVTDVVAIVLPMLALVVAVGVGAYGLIGRRRRAAIAFAVSTLLVGVVATFGPWIPHGSGTVDPSRAVRFAAANIGIGELEGADTLLGLKADVLVVSEIGEPLTNRLAQSYPNHVADWNGPSIGIFSRWPLTVLEQPGPDLPGFLLRVQAPSGDFDLIAVHVPRPWWTADGSTYDKSSDNGQPYETTVAGHHRLIQQIAARAARDDRPVVVAGDLNTTDRGRDYRLLTDHLNDAMLDRWGRPSQVAKWAALLVRIDHLLVKPGWCSDNSGWYPIPSSDHHGLVATIGPCRS
- a CDS encoding helix-turn-helix transcriptional regulator encodes the protein MSSGTTDAQRLEDLARLRRVKDRIDREYAQPLDVEALARGAHMSAGHLSREFKRAYGESPYGYLMTRRIERAMMLLRRGGMSVTDVCFEVGCQSLGTFSTRFTELVGMPPSVYKDAAADATVGIPSCVAKQVTRPIRNREASPASGT
- a CDS encoding VOC family protein, whose amino-acid sequence is MSLKILNSFLPHTDPEQSLKFYRDLLGFEVRMDVGYEGMRWITVGPPGQPDTSIVLTPPAVDPGITEEERRTIFEMMAKGTYATVVLQTDDVDALFDRLQASDAEVIQEPVDQPYGVRDCAFRDPAGNHVRINQAR
- a CDS encoding ATP-binding cassette domain-containing protein, with the translated sequence MSREHVADSHDMIRVTGARVNNLKDVSVEIPKRRLTAFTGVSGSGKSSLVFGTIAAESQRLINETYSAFVQGFMPSLARPEVDVLDGLTTAIIVDQERMGANPRSTVGTATDANAMLRILFSRIAKPHIGPPTAYSFNVPKRTATGSMTADKGAGEKKVVREAVYAGGMCPRCEGMGSVTDFDLTALYDAEKSLAEGALTIPGYSMDGWYGRIFRGSGYFNMDKPIKKYTKKELHDLLYREPTKIKVEGINLTYTGIIPSIQRSHLSKDVDAMQPHVRAFVERAVTFTTCPDCEGTRLGAEARSSRINGMNIADLTAMQITDLAAWIRSLKAPSVAPLLKALGETLQSFVDIGLGYLSLDRPAGTLSGGEAQRTKMIRHLGSSLTDVTYVFDEPTIGLHPHDIQRMNELLLQLRDKGNTVLVVEHKPETIAIADHVIDLGPGAGSAGGEVVFEGTVDKLRTSDTLTGRHLDDRASLKPSVRTASSVLEVRGASLNNLQNVDVDVPLGVLTVVTGVAGSGKSSLIHGSIAGRDGVVAIDQGAIRGSRRSNPATYTGLLEPIRKAFAKANGVKPALFSANSEGACPACKGAGVIYTELGVMATVEQTCEECEGRRFQAAVLEYKFGGRDIAEVLAMPVSEALPFFAEGDARTPAASAILGRLADVGLGYISLGQPLTTLSGGERQRLKLATHMGEKGGIYVLDEPTTGLHLADVEQLLALLDRLVDSGKSVIVIEHHQAVMAHADWIIDLGPGAGHDGGRIVFEGTPADLIKKPKTLTGKHLAEYVA
- a CDS encoding MarR family winged helix-turn-helix transcriptional regulator; protein product: MTEDMLDDAGQETPERLRRRASRLLSHVTMQSDRLVTDGLAKVDARRWHYAVLASLEEFGPGSQATLSRRTGIYRSDMVGVLNELAERHLVERAPDPGDRRRNVITITAQGRRQLGRLDKVLDDLHEELLAPLLPAEREQLMDLLTRLADHHRGN
- a CDS encoding VOC family protein — encoded protein: MTSTQGVQTILHPVTDLEKAKPVYAALLGVEPVADSPYYVGFEAAGQQIGLVPNSDMTAPVAHWHVTDIEDRIKAIVEAGGTLKQPPRDVSNGRLVALVTDPDGNVLGLLQDPS
- a CDS encoding HAD family hydrolase, which codes for MTARPSEVVLMPIEHVLFDADGVLQELPGGWYSAMEPYLGERAREFLHETWKDELPMLAGQGDYLPVLAATLERYGVRTPVTEVYDAVWKNIVLIEESLEIVRTLRRNGYGVHLGTNQESYRGTHMRTVLGYDELFDVSCYSYDLGVAKPNPEFFTRAAARIGAHPSTILFIDDNPHNITAARTAGLKAEQWTFPQGLPTLHTTFAAHGVDAGPASPFSDVS
- a CDS encoding TetR/AcrR family transcriptional regulator; its protein translation is MSEARMRLLSTATGLFYAEGIHAVGVDRVIAEAQVTRATLYRHFPSKDDLIVAYLTQADDTIRERVDAARAGHTDPDDVIRAVAEFIAADIRSPGFRGCAFLNAAAEYPDPEFPIHQAVLKHRQWFLDTMTELFAATGKPDAEPAARHFVMLRDGAMAAGCLTDPEPICATFLRGVDGLLTYRSALDEA